The genomic segment GCCGAATCGTAGTCGGACCCATACGGGATCGCGCGCGCCCCGTAACGGCGCACCGAAGCTACCTTGATGAGCGGCGCGTGAACCGGCATCACGATCGTGGAAGGAATCCCCAGCCGCTGGCTATGAAAAGCCAGCGCCATGCCGTGGTTGCCCGCGCTCGCCGCGATCACGCCGCGTTTCGTTTCCTCCGGCGTCAATGCGAGCAGCCGGTTCAAAGCGCCCCGCTCTTTGAACGAGCCCGTGATCTGCAGATTATCTAGCTTGAACATGACCCGATTGGCCGTCATCCGGCTGATCGTTTCCGAATAGGCGCACGGCGACGAATAGATCTGGTCTTGGATTCTCTCGCGCGCCGCCACCACGTCCTTGAGGGTAATCATCTAGGCTCTCCTCACCCGAACGGCATCATGTCATTTTTGCGGCGCCACGCGAATCCGGGCGTCGGCGATGGCGCAGCCTTTGCCCGGCGGAAGGGCGAAGAGCGGGTTCAAATCGAGCTCGCCGATCTCCGGGACCTCTTCGACCAGGCGCGAGACGCGGAGCAGCACGTTTTGAATCGCCTCCACGTCGCCCGGCGGATGGCCGCGATAGCCTTCGAGCAGGCGATAGCCGCGGATCTCGCGCACCATCTCGGCGGCGTCGCGGTCGGTGAGCGGCGTGATGCGAAAACGCACGTCGCCCAGAATTTCGACGTGGATGCCGCCGAGACCGAAAGCGATCAGCGGTCCGAACAGCGGGTCGGAGGCAACGCCGACCATAACCTCAACGCCGTCGCGAATCATCGGCTGCACCGTGACGCCGTCCATGGCGTCGAGCTTGCCTTCTTGAGCAAGGCGGGAGCGAATCTCT from the Candidatus Binatia bacterium genome contains:
- a CDS encoding pyridoxal-phosphate dependent enzyme, with protein sequence MITLKDVVAARERIQDQIYSSPCAYSETISRMTANRVMFKLDNLQITGSFKERGALNRLLALTPEETKRGVIAASAGNHGMALAFHSQRLGIPSTIVMPVHAPLIKVASVRRYGARAIPYGSDYDSA